Genomic window (Oncorhynchus masou masou isolate Uvic2021 chromosome 9, UVic_Omas_1.1, whole genome shotgun sequence):
cactcatggacattcagagacttgtcccgaagtcactcctgcattgttttggctgtgtgcttagggtcgtggtcctgttggaaggtgaaccttcaccccaatctgaggtcctgagcaatcTGGAgccggttttcatcaaggatctctctgtactttgctcggttcatctttccctcaatcctgactagtctcccagtccctgctgctgaaaaacgtccacacagcatgatgctgccaccacgcttcaccgtagagatgtcgccaggtttcctccagatgtgacgcttggcattcaggcaaatgagttcaatcttggtttcaccagaccagagaataCAGAGGcccgagtcctttaggtgccttttggcaaactccaagtgggcttcatgtgccttttactgaggagcggcttccgcctggccactctaccataaaagcctgattggtggagtgctgcagagatggttgtccttctggaaggttcttccatctccacagaggaaatttgtcagagtgaccatcgggttcttggtcacctgtatgaccaaggctcttctcctgcgattgctcagtttggccgggcgaccaactctaggaagagacgtggtggttccaaacttttccatttaagaatgatggatgccactgtgttctcatGTGAGctaaattttgagtctcatagcaaagggtctgaatacttatgtaaacaaggtatttctgttttatattttgcgaaaatgtctaaaaacctgttcttgcttcatcattatgaggtattttgagtcgattgatgaggatttttttatttaatctattttagaataaggctgtaacgtaacaaaatgtggaaaaagttaaggggtctgaagagtttccgaatgcactgtatgtatacagtaccagtcaaaagtttggacacacctactcattcaatggtttttctttatttttactattttatacattgtagaataatagtgaagacatcaaaactatgaataacacatatggaaccaaaCTGGTGTTTCTAAAAATGTATTCAAAGTCACTGTTTAGTTTGTATTTAATTATAAGTAACTCACAGCCTATATGCACAATTTATAGACGataatgatttaatacaacaatttttttttaaagctcagCATTTAATGTCCCTAACTCCCCTACCAGCCTAGTGTGTCACACTcacaaatgcttcacaatgtatttctttgtaggctatagcGTCTGCTATGCAGCTATAGATGTACAGACGGAGGCTGATTTGTAGATTTTCAATCAGAATATTTTTGATTAAGATAAGCATTATATTGTTAGATTATAGGAGTAAACTCTGGTAGACCTGAAATAGACCTCCTCACCTCAAGTTGAACTGTCAGTCAGTTGGAGCTCCGGGGCGCACTGTCTTATAGCCACATCATACCAAACCTTCGCAAACATTTTAAAAGTTTATTAGTGTAATATCAAATGTTCTTCCACAAGCCATTGTCTATAGGGAAAATACATGCAGAAGAGCGAATGTAAACCAGGgagaaccccccccaaaaaaaaacacactaccctcccctttGCCCAATAAAAACCCACACAAGCCTCCCCAAAGCAAAAACAAATGTAATTGACAACCCTCCCTTATTTTGGACCACCCCTCCCCCAGTACATTTCTATCTGTCCATTAAAGAAAAAGCTTATGCAATTTGATAAAAGTGCTAAAATAACAAAATAAGTTTTGCTACAAATAAATAACTTGGAATGATAATACTGAGACCATGTCATCTTCCTGCTCAACAAATGCCCAGATATCAGTTTACAGCCTCATCAACCCTAAAACTAACAGATTTAATTTTTAATGCCCACtctcttaataataataataaaagttGATCCTCACTTGTCAACCATGTAGGCACCCCAAACTACACATTTTCTGATACAATCCTCACAGTGCTGCAAATGGTTATCTACTGACACACTTGTGTTCCTTGAAATTTCTTACATAGGCAAAGCTTTTTCCACAATTGTCACATGAGTATGGCTTTTCTGCTTTGTGCACCTGCATGTGAGCTTTGACATTATTAGCTTGGCTGAACATTTTCCCACATACTTCACAGCTAAAGGGCCTCTCTCCTGTATGAACACGCATATGCCTTTTAAGGTTACCGCTAATACGGAAGGTCATCCCACAAGTTTCACATGTGTAAGGTTTCTCGCCAGTGTGAATTCGTTCATGTAGTCGAAGACTGTTTGGCAAactgaagctcttcccacacacGCTGCACATGTGAGACTTCTCTCCAGTGTGAACCTTCTGATGTATGACACAAGCAGCTCGCTGGGTGAAGGTTTTCCCACATGTGGAGCAAACAAACGGCTTCTCACCTGTGTGAAGCAGCTGGTGTATTTTAAGCGTCCCAATGGAGCTGTAGCACTTCCCACATATCTCACAACTTTGTGGTTTCCTGTGCTTGTCCTTCTTTTCGTCATCCATGTGTGTCTGCTGGTGGTTTCTCAGAGCGTAATTGTATACAAATGTTCTTCCACAAATGTCACACATAAAGGGCTTCAATCCTTCGTGTACCTGCATGTGTCCTTTGAGGGTGCTGGATTGGTTGAACTGCTTTCCGCACACCTTACAGCTGAACGGTTTAGTCCCTGTGTGAATCAGACTGTGTCTTTTAAGGTTGACCTCGTGACCAAAACTGCTTCCGCATATCTCACATTTAAATGCCTTCAGTCCTGTGTGCACTACCTGGTGAGATTTCAATGCCCGCTCAGTCATGAAACCCTTTTGACACTGAGCACACCTAAATGGCTTGTCGAGGGAGTGTGTTCTCTTATGTGTCGTGAGGTAACTGGATTGtgcaaaactctttccacacatAGAGCAGCTATATGGTTTTTCACCTGTGTGAATTCTCTGGTGCACCATAAGACTGTTTCTTGTTGTGAAACCCTGTCCACAAGTCAGACAGTTGAATGGTTTTGCCTCTGAATGAACAAACTCGTGGGATTTTAGTGCTCTCTCCTCACGGAACGTCTTTCCGCAAACTGTGCAGCCAAAAGTCCTTCCTTTTGAGTGACCCAAGACATGCTTGTTGAGAGAAGTTAAGTATATAAACTTCTTTCCACATTGGCCACAACAGAAAGGCTTCTCTCCCGTGTGAACTCGCTTGTGCTGTTTCAGCAAGCTGCTCAGATGAAAACGCCTCCCACACTGGTCACAGTTAAAGGATTTCTTCCTTTTGGGAAAGATCTGCTTTGTTCTGGGGCAGCTGTGCTCTGTAGTTTCTGTTACATCAGCAGATGAAACTTCTTCATTTGTTCCATTGCCCTCTGTTTTGACTAGTGGGCCATCAGTGAGAGCATCATGGATGTGTTCAACGCCAATTTCCAGGTCTCTTGATGTGGGCTCTGTTTTTACTTCCTCTCGGTCTCCTGCAGGGGGGTCACTGTCTGTGCCTGAACTCTCTCTGCGTGCATTATCAACATCTGCAGGACCTAAGGACAAATAGAGTGCAAACACAAAGAAAGCCGCATAAACCTCTGGTCAATTGCAAAATAGGCATCTAAATACAGTTGAGATGTATACTGAGCAGGATTACTGAGATAACACAATCAAAGAGTTTtaccctctcctctggttgatGTCACATTGATTCCTGAGATATCACACTCCTTGATGGAACAGTCGATTGAGTCATCCTCCTGCCaacagacaaatacacacacagtaaaaACAGACTTACTGTTACAATGATTTCATTTGGTATGTTTTGATGAAATACAATCTACCCACCTCACAGTCTTCCTCTGATGATGCAGAAGTCTCCCCATCTTCCATTGCACTGGCAGGAGAcacaacataacctgaaagagaAATGGAAATAAGTGGAATTATTTCAACCCGGTTTCTCTTTCATATGAAACCAGATGAATATGTTTACATAGTCCAGTTTATCTAATGCTCTGCATGGTATTCTAACTATTTAGATTTTAACCGTTCTATTTCAGATTTTTACAATCTGAGGTTTCCTGTGGATTTCAGACACTCCCAACTAACCAAACTGTTTACTCTTGGTCAACACAGAATTACTCTTTTTCAGATCTCACCCTTTTCCAGTGGTGTCACCATTAATTCCAGTTTATTCTTCAGGGTCTCATTTTCATTTTGTAGAATTGTAGTACACTCTGTGAATAACCTACATAATTTTCGAATGGCTTCCTTCATCAACAGGTGCATGATGGAGACAAGCCGTGCCTGATGGAAATGGGAAGAAAATCGTGGCGAAGCAATATTAGGCTACCTAATATCACAACCACATCATGTACTTATCTCCCAGTTTGATCCTACAAAACTAAAGCCCATCTCCAACCGTTTGATCCTAATAAACAACACCCCATCTTCAACCGTTTGATCCTAATAAACAACACCCCATATCCCACCGTTTGATCTTTAGTGTGTtatctggggagggggggggcatctAGTAAAGCAGTGGTTCCAAAACCAGTTTGGGCTGTTGGCCATCATACAAGTGAGTGTCGAGTCCGCCTGAACCCTGAAGTTAGGACTTGGCCAGTGAAATGTATTAACTGAGCATCGGAACGTTAAGATGTTAGGCTAATGAACAACTAGCTATCTTGGAATAGGCTACATTAGGTACTGTTATGCAAACTGAGTCCAAACTAGTTAACTGGCTACGTAGGAAGACACCCACCCCTGTGTTGACATTTTGATCACCATCATCTCCAGTGCAAGATATTTCACTACATGATGCCATGATTGACGCTTCATGCTCAACTCTGCACATTTCTGCCACGGACGCTTCAACAACAATAGCCAAAATTGAAGTTGCTTGTGATTGAAATGACTCGTAATCCATTGAAATTGTGTCCTCAGTCTAATACTAAAATTAACAATTTTGTTCGACTTCTTTAGTTCCAGTAAGATAGCTAGTTGAATCAAAAGTTGATTGATTGCCCATTTGCACGTCTCAACAGACAAAAATGGCAGCCTTGGTACTTCGAGAACCTCTCTAATACGTCATATATAGACTTATTGTGCCTTTTCcagtttcaaaataaaagtccaaCAAGTGAGATAATTGGAAATGTACATTTTAgtgatttagcagacgctcttagagcgatttacaggagcaaatgtggttaagtgccttgctcaggggcacatCGACAtattttttcacctagtcagctcggggattcgaacgtttcagttactggcccaacgccctTAACCTCTAGGCTTTATATCCCACTAACATCCGAATATATGTACAACAATCACCAGACATCAGTCAGTAAAGATTTCGAACAGGATCTATAGAATAAAATATACAACAATAAGGCATATTGAACAGAAAAGGCAACGCATCTATGTCTCGTGTCTATCAGGATTGCGGCTAAATTACCATTAAACTCAGGTCAAGTTTATAGATGTTGAAGCCATTTGGAAATAAATTAGATTGTTTATATCAAACAGCACGTCCCCAAGTATAAACATCAGATGGTGCTGATCTGCTTTCACACACAACCTTTACTTTCACCTCATTTGTAATGAGTGTGGTTTAAAACCACCACTAGGAGGCAGCAATCAGTTACACCAAGATTGGAAACTGACAATCCGGtttgcacgttttggtttttgcccaagcacaacacagctgattcaaaaaCCAAATCACGTGCACCCAGGGGGgaccccaggaccgagtttgggaaaccctgaagTAGGGTGCAAGGAGAGTCCACCAAACGTCAAAACAAGTCATATGAAGGGTTAATCTTTGATCAAACGTTGAGTTGTTGAAGTCCATAGTCCATTGCTGTGCCTATTCTGCCTATTTACATAATTTCAACACAATTTGTGAATGATATAGCTTTCCTCAGCAAACTATTTAAtacaggtctgtatctgtctctgtcctaaAACTGAAAAGAACTGCATGTAGCCAGCCTAACATTAGGAACAAGAGTATTGGTTGCTCCTGTCTATTCATAACCAATAAGCGCAGTGTTGCTATGCATTATCGCTGTATTGGTTGGCGGACACGGCTG
Coding sequences:
- the LOC135546266 gene encoding gastrula zinc finger protein XlCGF26.1-like isoform X1; the encoded protein is MDYESFQSQATSILAIVVEASVAEMCRVEHEASIMASCSEISCTGDDGDQNVNTGARLVSIMHLLMKEAIRKLCRLFTECTTILQNENETLKNKLELMVTPLEKGYVVSPASAMEDGETSASSEEDCEEDDSIDCSIKECDISGINVTSTRGEGPADVDNARRESSGTDSDPPAGDREEVKTEPTSRDLEIGVEHIHDALTDGPLVKTEGNGTNEEVSSADVTETTEHSCPRTKQIFPKRKKSFNCDQCGRRFHLSSLLKQHKRVHTGEKPFCCGQCGKKFIYLTSLNKHVLGHSKGRTFGCTVCGKTFREERALKSHEFVHSEAKPFNCLTCGQGFTTRNSLMVHQRIHTGEKPYSCSMCGKSFAQSSYLTTHKRTHSLDKPFRCAQCQKGFMTERALKSHQVVHTGLKAFKCEICGSSFGHEVNLKRHSLIHTGTKPFSCKVCGKQFNQSSTLKGHMQVHEGLKPFMCDICGRTFVYNYALRNHQQTHMDDEKKDKHRKPQSCEICGKCYSSIGTLKIHQLLHTGEKPFVCSTCGKTFTQRAACVIHQKVHTGEKSHMCSVCGKSFSLPNSLRLHERIHTGEKPYTCETCGMTFRISGNLKRHMRVHTGERPFSCEVCGKMFSQANNVKAHMQVHKAEKPYSCDNCGKSFAYVRNFKEHKCVSR
- the LOC135546266 gene encoding zinc finger protein OZF-like isoform X2, which translates into the protein MEDGETSASSEEDCEEDDSIDCSIKECDISGINVTSTRGEGPADVDNARRESSGTDSDPPAGDREEVKTEPTSRDLEIGVEHIHDALTDGPLVKTEGNGTNEEVSSADVTETTEHSCPRTKQIFPKRKKSFNCDQCGRRFHLSSLLKQHKRVHTGEKPFCCGQCGKKFIYLTSLNKHVLGHSKGRTFGCTVCGKTFREERALKSHEFVHSEAKPFNCLTCGQGFTTRNSLMVHQRIHTGEKPYSCSMCGKSFAQSSYLTTHKRTHSLDKPFRCAQCQKGFMTERALKSHQVVHTGLKAFKCEICGSSFGHEVNLKRHSLIHTGTKPFSCKVCGKQFNQSSTLKGHMQVHEGLKPFMCDICGRTFVYNYALRNHQQTHMDDEKKDKHRKPQSCEICGKCYSSIGTLKIHQLLHTGEKPFVCSTCGKTFTQRAACVIHQKVHTGEKSHMCSVCGKSFSLPNSLRLHERIHTGEKPYTCETCGMTFRISGNLKRHMRVHTGERPFSCEVCGKMFSQANNVKAHMQVHKAEKPYSCDNCGKSFAYVRNFKEHKCVSR